A stretch of the Bradyrhizobium sp. CCBAU 53351 genome encodes the following:
- the nusB gene encoding transcription antitermination factor NusB, whose protein sequence is MADNTKKPAGPNEKKANRRGAARLAAVQALYQMDIAGAGINDIFAEFESHWLGNEVEGDTYLPAEAAFFRDVVSGVVRDQKKLDPLIDEALSKGWPLKRIEAILRAVLRAGAYELEHRKDVPGRVVISEYVDVANAFVDREETGMVNAVLDQIGRQFRGDEFGR, encoded by the coding sequence ATGGCCGACAACACCAAAAAGCCGGCGGGGCCTAACGAGAAGAAAGCGAACCGGCGCGGTGCGGCGCGGCTCGCGGCCGTGCAGGCGCTGTACCAGATGGACATCGCCGGCGCCGGCATCAACGACATCTTCGCCGAGTTCGAGAGCCATTGGCTCGGCAACGAGGTCGAGGGCGACACTTACTTGCCGGCGGAAGCCGCCTTCTTCCGCGACGTCGTGTCCGGCGTCGTACGCGACCAGAAGAAGCTCGATCCCCTGATCGACGAGGCGCTGTCGAAGGGCTGGCCGTTGAAGCGGATCGAGGCGATCCTGCGCGCGGTGCTGCGGGCGGGGGCCTACGAACTGGAGCATCGCAAGGACGTGCCGGGCCGCGTCGTCATTTCCGAATATGTCGACGTCGCCAACGCCTTCGTCGACCGCGAGGAGACCGGCATGGTCAATGCGGTGCTCGACCAGATCGGCCGCCAGTTTCGCGGCGACGAGTTCGGGCGATAG
- a CDS encoding outer membrane protein assembly factor BamE — protein sequence MTITIETSQRAVKRRGLHARWRGAHLRWRGLRLLAAAALVGAALAGCTGEQFQKGYILPPGALEQIPIGASQDQVLIVMGTPSTVATLDGEVFYYISQRSERMVAFMNQRVVDQRVIAIYFDKNRRVRRLANYGLQDGKIFDFISRTTPTSGQEMSYLTPLFKLLSFN from the coding sequence ATGACGATAACGATCGAGACCAGCCAGCGCGCGGTTAAGCGGCGCGGCCTTCATGCACGCTGGCGCGGCGCTCATTTGCGCTGGCGCGGCCTGCGCCTGCTCGCCGCGGCGGCCCTGGTCGGCGCCGCGCTCGCGGGCTGCACCGGCGAGCAATTCCAGAAGGGTTACATCCTGCCGCCCGGCGCGCTGGAGCAGATTCCGATCGGCGCGAGCCAGGATCAGGTGCTGATCGTGATGGGCACGCCCTCCACCGTCGCAACCCTCGACGGCGAAGTGTTCTACTACATCTCGCAGCGCTCGGAGCGCATGGTCGCCTTCATGAACCAGAGGGTGGTGGACCAGCGCGTCATCGCGATCTATTTCGACAAGAACCGGCGTGTGCGCCGGCTTGCGAATTACGGCCTGCAGGACGGCAAGATCTTCGACTTCATCAGCCGTACGACGCCGACCTCGGGCCAGGAGATGAGCTACCTCACGCCGCTGTTCAAGCTGCTCAGCTTCAACTGA
- a CDS encoding acyl carrier protein encodes MTAKAGPEIRSQMRRYIEQRLLMKGDGAPLHDEDLLFTSGRLDSLDAVELVMSIETDYGINFADIGFDLTRLDSISAIADLVGQPSAEPA; translated from the coding sequence ATGACCGCGAAAGCCGGCCCTGAAATCAGATCGCAAATGCGGCGCTATATCGAGCAGCGCCTGCTCATGAAGGGCGACGGCGCGCCGCTTCATGACGAGGATTTGCTGTTCACCAGCGGACGTCTCGATTCACTCGACGCAGTCGAGCTGGTGATGAGCATCGAGACCGACTACGGGATCAACTTTGCCGACATCGGTTTCGACCTGACGCGGCTCGACTCGATTTCGGCCATCGCCGATCTGGTCGGACAGCCGTCGGCCGAGCCCGCCTAA
- a CDS encoding ubiquinol-cytochrome C chaperone family protein produces the protein MLWPFNHFRKPLVTPRGTIEAIYGMIVTQAREPIFYRDLGVPDTVNGRFDLLLLHLWLLLRRLRTVQSATELSQALFDRFCEDMDDNLREMGIGDQTVPKRMRAFGEAFYGRVQAYDQAIEAGGEALAAAICKNILNGTGLDQARLLAAYARASEADLGRTGEAALLAASFTFPPALREDLTP, from the coding sequence ATGCTTTGGCCGTTCAATCACTTCAGGAAACCCCTGGTAACCCCGAGGGGCACCATTGAAGCCATCTATGGCATGATCGTGACGCAGGCGCGAGAACCCATATTTTACCGGGACTTGGGCGTGCCCGACACGGTTAACGGGCGTTTCGATCTGTTGCTGCTGCATCTGTGGCTGCTGCTGCGGCGCCTGCGCACGGTCCAAAGCGCCACCGAGCTGTCGCAGGCGCTGTTCGACCGCTTCTGCGAGGACATGGACGACAATCTGCGCGAGATGGGGATCGGCGACCAGACCGTGCCGAAGCGGATGCGGGCCTTCGGCGAGGCCTTTTACGGCCGGGTTCAGGCCTATGACCAAGCCATCGAGGCCGGCGGCGAGGCACTGGCAGCGGCGATCTGCAAGAATATCTTGAATGGGACCGGCCTGGATCAGGCCAGACTGCTCGCGGCCTATGCCCGGGCCAGCGAGGCCGATCTCGGCCGGACCGGCGAGGCAGCGCTGCTGGCCGCATCCTTCACGTTTCCCCCGGCTCTCAGGGAGGATCT
- the thiL gene encoding thiamine-phosphate kinase — protein MTPVCGDKPVANPQNPSAEDSLIARYFKPLATDPGAFGLVDDAAVLSSSGDDIVVTTDAVVEGVHYLAGDPAGTIARKALRVNLSDLAAKGAVPAGFVLSLALRSKEDAWLRPFADALGEDAREFACPLLGGDTVSTPGPQMISITAFGRVPQGRMVGRTGARPGDRILVTGTIGDAALGLDVLTGGAAAAALANSPAAKDALVSRYRVPQPRNVLARAVRDHATAAMDVSDGLAGDLVKLCAASAVSATVDVASVPLSAAAAGLVARNVVGVETLLAGGDDYEVLCTVPPAQADALIAAGRAAGLAVTAIGTIVAGTQRPRFLDGLGQELALTRLSYSHF, from the coding sequence ATGACACCTGTTTGTGGGGATAAGCCAGTGGCAAACCCACAAAATCCCTCCGCCGAAGACAGCCTCATCGCGCGCTATTTCAAGCCGCTGGCGACCGATCCCGGTGCGTTCGGTCTGGTCGATGACGCCGCGGTGCTGTCGTCGTCCGGCGACGACATCGTCGTCACCACAGATGCCGTCGTCGAGGGCGTGCACTATCTTGCCGGCGATCCGGCCGGCACCATCGCGCGCAAGGCGCTGCGGGTGAACCTGTCCGATCTCGCCGCCAAGGGCGCGGTGCCGGCGGGCTTCGTGCTGTCGCTGGCGTTGCGCAGCAAGGAGGATGCCTGGCTGCGGCCCTTTGCGGACGCGCTGGGCGAAGACGCAAGGGAATTCGCTTGTCCTCTGCTCGGCGGCGACACGGTCTCGACGCCGGGTCCGCAGATGATCTCGATCACGGCCTTCGGCCGCGTGCCGCAGGGGCGTATGGTCGGCCGTACCGGCGCAAGGCCTGGCGATCGCATTCTGGTGACGGGCACGATCGGCGACGCGGCGCTCGGCCTCGACGTGCTCACCGGCGGCGCTGCCGCGGCAGCGCTCGCCAACAGCCCCGCCGCAAAGGACGCCCTGGTCTCGCGCTATCGCGTGCCGCAGCCGCGCAATGTGCTGGCGCGGGCCGTGCGCGATCATGCGACCGCGGCGATGGACGTCTCCGACGGGCTCGCCGGCGATCTGGTGAAGCTCTGCGCGGCGTCCGCCGTCTCGGCCACGGTCGACGTGGCAAGCGTGCCGCTCTCGGCCGCGGCAGCAGGCCTGGTCGCCCGCAACGTCGTTGGCGTCGAGACGCTGCTCGCGGGGGGCGACGATTACGAGGTGCTGTGCACGGTCCCGCCGGCGCAAGCCGATGCGCTGATTGCCGCGGGGCGGGCGGCCGGCCTTGCCGTCACGGCGATCGGCACGATCGTCGCGGGGACGCAGAGGCCGCGCTTCCTGGATGGGCTGGGCCAGGAACTGGCTTTGACGCGGCTGTCCTACAGCCACTTCTAG
- a CDS encoding sodium-translocating pyrophosphatase: protein MTALWLIVLCGVLSVVYAIWATSSVLSADAGSPRMQEIAGAVAEGAQAYLRRQYTTIGIVGIVIFVLLAYFLGLYVAIGFLIGAVLSGAAGFIGMNVSVRANVRTAQAATTSLAGGLELAFKAGAITGLLVAGLALLGVTLYFAFLVHSLKLAPDSRTVIDAMVALGFGASLISIFARLGGGIFTKGADVGGDLVGKVEAGIPEDDPRNPATIADNVGDNVGDCAGMAADLFETYAVTAVATMVLAAIFFAKTPILANMMTLPLAIGGICIITSIIGTFFVKLGPSQSIMGALYKGLIATGVLSLIGIALVIYYLIGFGKLEGVNYTGMALFECGVVGLVVTALIIWITEYYTGTDYRPVKSIAQASVTGHGTNVIQGLAISMEATALPAIVIIAGILVTYSLAGLFGIAIATATMLALAGMIVALDAFGPVTDNAGGIAEMAGLPKEVRKSTDALDAVGNTTKAVTKGYAIGSAGLGALVLFAAYNEDLKYFVAGSAKYPYFAGVNPDFSLNNPYVVVGLLFGGLLPYLFGAMGMTAVGRAAGAIVEEVRRQFREKPGIMQGTDKPDYGKAVDLLTKAAIKEMIIPSLLPVLSPIVVYFLIYAIAGGGVAGKSAAFSAVGAMLLGVIVTGLFVAISMTSGGGAWDNAKKYIEDGHFGGKGSDAHKSAVTGDTVGDPYKDTAGPAVNPMIKITNIVALLLLAILAH, encoded by the coding sequence ATGACAGCATTATGGTTGATAGTGCTCTGCGGAGTGCTTTCCGTCGTCTACGCGATTTGGGCGACGTCTTCGGTGTTGAGCGCGGATGCGGGGTCGCCGCGCATGCAGGAGATCGCAGGAGCGGTCGCTGAAGGCGCACAGGCGTATCTGCGGCGCCAGTACACCACGATCGGCATCGTCGGCATCGTGATCTTCGTGCTGCTTGCCTATTTCCTCGGTCTCTATGTCGCGATCGGATTTTTGATCGGCGCCGTCCTGTCGGGCGCGGCCGGCTTCATCGGCATGAACGTCTCCGTCCGGGCCAATGTGCGGACGGCCCAGGCTGCGACGACCTCGCTTGCCGGCGGCCTCGAACTCGCTTTCAAGGCGGGCGCGATCACCGGCCTTCTGGTCGCAGGTCTCGCACTGTTAGGGGTGACCCTCTACTTTGCCTTCCTGGTCCATTCGTTGAAGCTTGCGCCTGACAGCCGAACCGTCATCGACGCCATGGTGGCGCTCGGCTTCGGCGCCTCGCTGATCTCGATCTTCGCCCGTCTCGGCGGCGGCATCTTCACCAAGGGTGCGGACGTCGGCGGCGATCTCGTCGGCAAGGTCGAGGCCGGCATCCCCGAGGACGATCCGCGCAATCCCGCCACCATCGCCGACAACGTCGGTGACAACGTGGGCGACTGCGCCGGCATGGCTGCCGACCTGTTCGAGACCTACGCGGTGACCGCGGTCGCCACCATGGTCCTGGCGGCGATCTTCTTCGCCAAGACGCCGATCCTCGCCAACATGATGACGCTGCCGCTCGCGATCGGCGGCATCTGCATCATCACCTCGATCATCGGCACCTTCTTCGTCAAGCTCGGGCCGAGCCAGTCGATCATGGGCGCGCTCTATAAGGGCCTGATCGCAACTGGTGTCCTGTCGCTGATCGGCATTGCGCTGGTGATCTACTACCTGATCGGCTTCGGCAAGCTCGAGGGCGTCAACTACACCGGCATGGCGCTGTTCGAATGCGGCGTGGTCGGCCTCGTCGTCACCGCGCTGATCATCTGGATCACCGAATACTACACGGGCACCGACTACCGTCCGGTGAAGTCGATCGCCCAGGCCTCGGTGACCGGCCACGGCACCAACGTGATCCAGGGCCTTGCCATCTCGATGGAAGCGACCGCGCTGCCTGCGATCGTGATCATCGCGGGCATCCTGGTCACCTACAGCCTCGCCGGCCTGTTCGGCATCGCGATCGCGACCGCCACCATGCTGGCACTGGCCGGCATGATCGTCGCCCTCGACGCCTTCGGCCCCGTCACCGACAATGCCGGCGGCATCGCCGAGATGGCGGGACTGCCCAAGGAGGTGCGCAAATCGACCGACGCGCTCGATGCGGTCGGCAACACCACCAAGGCGGTGACCAAGGGCTACGCGATCGGCTCGGCCGGTCTGGGTGCTCTCGTGCTGTTCGCGGCCTACAACGAGGATCTCAAGTACTTCGTTGCCGGCTCCGCGAAGTATCCCTACTTCGCCGGCGTCAATCCGGACTTCTCGCTGAACAATCCCTACGTGGTTGTCGGCCTGCTGTTCGGCGGCCTGTTGCCCTACCTGTTCGGCGCGATGGGCATGACCGCCGTCGGGCGGGCGGCCGGCGCCATCGTCGAGGAGGTGCGGCGTCAGTTCCGCGAGAAGCCCGGCATCATGCAAGGCACCGACAAGCCTGATTACGGCAAGGCGGTCGACCTGCTGACGAAGGCGGCGATCAAGGAGATGATCATCCCCTCGCTGCTGCCGGTGCTGTCACCGATCGTCGTCTACTTCCTGATCTACGCGATCGCGGGTGGCGGCGTGGCCGGCAAGTCGGCCGCGTTTTCCGCGGTCGGCGCCATGCTGCTCGGCGTCATCGTGACGGGTCTGTTCGTCGCGATCTCCATGACCTCGGGCGGCGGCGCCTGGGACAACGCCAAGAAGTACATCGAGGACGGCCATTTCGGCGGCAAGGGCTCTGATGCCCACAAGTCGGCCGTCACCGGCGACACCGTCGGCGATCCCTACAAGGACACGGCGGGCCCCGCGGTGAACCCGATGATCAAGATCACGAACATCGTGGCCTTGCTGCTGCTGGCGATCCTGGCGCACTGA
- a CDS encoding amino acid adenylation domain-containing protein, with protein MTACNLGLRFEEVAARAPDAVALFCEGDSCTFSELNKLANRLARWLTSRGVGKGAVVCLELPKIAEAYALALACIKIGAPYAFLDPVAPAERARLMLERCRPAEIVSVREGMGPRTVIGNAGARAALHHELSKLDDDNLPLTSLITGTDPAYVMFTSGSTGEPKGVVIPHQGVLHLIAWARSDLGIGPQDRLTNVNPIYFDNSVFDIYAGLLNGAAIVALDALKGRPPAELVAEITRHQCTFFFAVPTLFMFLDSMHLLSPEWLPSVSRFMFGGEGFPLARLRRFHDAFAGRAKLINCYGPTETSCICSGFEIIESVFDTNDGLAPLGRLNPNFSYRILDEDMQAVTAGIAGELWLGGPCVGLGYINNPQETARRFRQDPLVDGYRSILYRTGDLVEADAETGVLRFRGRADNQVKLRGYRIELEEIDHALAACKGITRALAVVLHDAGGASRLLAAYSGARTADSDLRQHCAARLPAYMVPSRFIWLEDIPVNANGKADRRSVAALLGEAAARAS; from the coding sequence ATGACCGCCTGTAATTTGGGGCTGCGCTTCGAGGAGGTCGCGGCGCGCGCGCCGGACGCTGTCGCGCTGTTCTGCGAAGGCGACAGCTGCACGTTTTCAGAGCTGAACAAATTGGCGAACCGGTTGGCGCGATGGCTGACGTCGCGGGGCGTGGGCAAGGGCGCCGTCGTATGTCTTGAACTGCCGAAGATTGCCGAGGCTTATGCTCTTGCGCTGGCCTGCATCAAGATCGGTGCGCCCTATGCGTTCCTGGATCCCGTGGCCCCGGCGGAACGGGCCCGGTTGATGCTGGAGCGATGCCGGCCCGCCGAGATCGTCAGCGTGCGCGAGGGGATGGGGCCGCGGACGGTGATCGGCAATGCAGGCGCCCGAGCGGCCTTGCATCATGAGTTGTCGAAGCTTGACGACGACAATCTGCCGCTGACGTCCCTGATCACCGGGACCGATCCGGCCTATGTCATGTTCACCTCGGGATCGACGGGTGAGCCGAAGGGCGTGGTCATTCCCCATCAGGGCGTGCTTCACTTGATCGCGTGGGCGAGGAGCGACCTTGGAATTGGACCGCAAGACCGGCTGACCAACGTCAACCCGATCTACTTCGACAATTCGGTCTTCGACATCTATGCCGGATTGCTGAACGGTGCGGCCATTGTGGCGCTCGATGCGCTGAAGGGAAGGCCGCCCGCGGAGCTGGTGGCGGAGATCACGAGGCATCAGTGCACGTTCTTCTTCGCCGTGCCGACGCTCTTCATGTTCCTGGACTCCATGCACCTGTTGAGTCCCGAATGGCTGCCGAGCGTCAGCCGCTTCATGTTCGGTGGCGAAGGATTTCCGCTGGCGCGGCTGCGCCGTTTCCACGACGCGTTTGCCGGCAGAGCGAAGCTGATCAATTGTTACGGCCCGACCGAGACGAGCTGCATCTGCAGCGGCTTCGAGATCATCGAGTCCGTGTTTGACACCAACGACGGGTTGGCCCCGTTGGGACGGCTCAATCCCAATTTCAGCTACCGCATTCTGGACGAGGACATGCAGGCGGTCACCGCGGGCATCGCCGGCGAGCTGTGGCTGGGAGGCCCGTGCGTCGGGCTCGGCTACATCAACAATCCGCAGGAGACGGCCCGCCGCTTCCGCCAGGACCCGCTGGTCGACGGTTATCGATCGATCCTCTACCGGACCGGGGACCTCGTCGAGGCCGATGCCGAAACGGGTGTGCTCCGTTTTCGCGGTCGTGCGGACAATCAGGTCAAGCTCCGGGGATATCGGATCGAGCTGGAAGAGATCGACCATGCTCTGGCGGCATGCAAGGGCATCACCCGGGCCCTCGCCGTGGTGCTTCACGATGCCGGCGGCGCAAGCCGGCTCCTGGCCGCCTATTCGGGCGCGCGAACGGCGGACAGCGATTTGCGCCAGCACTGCGCCGCGCGCCTTCCGGCCTATATGGTGCCGAGCCGCTTCATCTGGCTGGAGGACATTCCCGTCAACGCCAATGGCAAGGCGGACCGGCGCTCGGTCGCCGCGCTGCTTGGCGAGGCCGCCGCGAGGGCATCGTAG
- a CDS encoding MerR family transcriptional regulator, which translates to MKIGELAKRSGLTAHTIRYYERIGLLPYADRDRSSRRDYDASILAWIEFLGRLKTTGMPIRDMLLYADLRDQGSGTEAERRALLERHRESVRAHVDELNACLLVLDTKIGGYAETEQRMKDYDATLSERRRKPVGARSARTR; encoded by the coding sequence ATGAAGATCGGCGAACTTGCGAAGCGGTCCGGACTGACGGCTCATACGATCCGCTACTACGAGCGGATCGGACTGTTGCCTTACGCCGACCGGGATCGATCCAGCCGACGTGACTACGACGCCTCGATCCTTGCCTGGATCGAGTTTCTCGGCCGCCTGAAGACAACAGGCATGCCGATCCGGGACATGCTGCTTTACGCGGACCTCCGGGATCAGGGCAGCGGCACCGAAGCCGAGCGGCGGGCGCTGCTGGAGCGCCACCGCGAAAGCGTGCGTGCCCACGTCGACGAGCTCAATGCCTGTCTTCTCGTCCTCGACACCAAGATCGGCGGTTATGCCGAAACGGAACAGAGGATGAAGGATTATGATGCAACACTTTCCGAACGCCGGCGAAAGCCGGTTGGAGCGCGGTCGGCGCGCACTCGCTGA
- a CDS encoding tripartite tricarboxylate transporter substrate binding protein, protein MLSRRRVLTAAAGISAAAILPRSSLADWKPTENVRLVVPAAAGGSTDVMGRLLAAHLQTAWGQSAVVENRSGGGGTIGTAEVVRAKPDGHTILIGNPGPNAIAYSIFKNLTYKPDQLQPVSNIIRIPNIVSAHPKTGIKSIAELIAYLKANPDKLSYASSGVGQSPHLTGAWFLQLTGLKMTHIPFRGAGPALQAALAGDIQILFDNLYPSLPQVQNGTLNGLCVTTTERSDLAKDLPTMRESAPELANFDVSSWFSVFLPKGVSPEVLNALNLQVKAMLERDDIKKQILAMGARADYGTPEQFAAFVDAETKKFAGIIQKEGLQMDVQ, encoded by the coding sequence TTGCTGTCCCGCCGCCGCGTGCTCACCGCGGCTGCCGGCATTTCGGCCGCAGCCATCCTGCCGCGATCGAGCCTTGCGGACTGGAAGCCGACCGAAAACGTCCGTCTCGTGGTGCCGGCCGCGGCCGGCGGCTCGACCGACGTGATGGGCAGGCTCCTGGCCGCGCATCTGCAAACCGCATGGGGCCAGTCGGCCGTCGTGGAAAACCGCTCCGGCGGCGGCGGCACCATAGGCACGGCCGAGGTGGTCCGCGCCAAGCCTGATGGCCATACCATCCTGATCGGCAATCCCGGTCCGAACGCGATCGCCTACAGCATCTTCAAGAACCTCACCTACAAGCCGGACCAGCTTCAGCCCGTCAGCAACATCATCCGGATCCCGAACATCGTGTCGGCGCATCCGAAGACCGGCATCAAGTCGATCGCCGAGCTGATCGCCTATCTCAAGGCCAATCCCGACAAGCTCAGCTACGCCTCCTCGGGCGTCGGCCAGAGCCCTCACCTCACGGGCGCCTGGTTCCTCCAGCTCACCGGGCTGAAGATGACGCACATCCCCTTCCGCGGCGCCGGCCCCGCGCTGCAGGCCGCACTCGCCGGCGACATCCAGATCCTGTTTGACAATCTCTATCCAAGCCTGCCGCAGGTGCAGAACGGCACGCTCAACGGTCTCTGCGTCACCACCACCGAGCGCAGCGACCTCGCGAAGGACCTGCCGACCATGCGCGAGAGCGCGCCGGAATTGGCGAATTTCGACGTCTCGTCGTGGTTCTCGGTGTTCCTGCCGAAGGGCGTCTCACCGGAGGTGCTGAACGCGCTCAATCTTCAGGTCAAGGCGATGCTGGAGCGCGACGACATCAAGAAGCAGATCCTCGCCATGGGCGCCCGCGCCGACTACGGCACGCCCGAGCAATTCGCCGCCTTCGTGGACGCCGAGACGAAGAAGTTCGCCGGCATCATCCAGAAGGAAGGACTGCAGATGGACGTGCAGTGA
- a CDS encoding carboxymuconolactone decarboxylase family protein codes for MQHFPNAGESRLERGRRALAEIDGEAGHKVVAALGEIAPDFATYIFEFPFGDIYSRPGLDVRSREIATIAALAALGNAAPQLKVHIEAGLNVGLGREEIVEILMQMAVYAGFPAALNGLFAAKEVFAQRAEDGSEPKA; via the coding sequence ATGCAACACTTTCCGAACGCCGGCGAAAGCCGGTTGGAGCGCGGTCGGCGCGCACTCGCTGAAATCGACGGAGAGGCCGGCCACAAGGTCGTGGCGGCGCTTGGCGAGATCGCCCCGGACTTCGCCACCTATATATTCGAGTTTCCATTTGGCGACATCTACTCACGGCCCGGGCTCGACGTCCGTTCGCGCGAAATCGCGACGATCGCAGCGCTCGCGGCCCTGGGCAACGCCGCACCTCAGCTCAAGGTGCATATCGAGGCGGGTCTGAATGTCGGGCTTGGCCGAGAGGAGATTGTCGAGATCCTGATGCAGATGGCCGTCTATGCCGGCTTCCCGGCGGCCCTCAACGGCCTGTTCGCAGCGAAGGAGGTCTTCGCGCAAAGAGCCGAGGACGGATCGGAGCCGAAAGCCTGA